One Lytechinus pictus isolate F3 Inbred chromosome 12, Lp3.0, whole genome shotgun sequence genomic region harbors:
- the LOC129273454 gene encoding AP-5 complex subunit sigma-1-like gives MVYAFIIHTLPPDTCRVLFSCTFGFENAKLDERSIENEGAVTEMRTLRKEQMALVARQVQSEFSFQKAVSERVTYSDGLSSGQDDLLRDAELGMFRLAAGDPFKTEKIAVWLGVGKTGFILVCETHENRLQVENQLRLLVKNLQEHVKAVRQPTEVLEKGDRVMEVLHHFLPSGRIIFMNHALIKQTEKELDIAMKLK, from the coding sequence ATGGTTTATGCCTTCATTATCCACACGCTACCACCGGACACATGCCGGGTGTTGTTTTCTTGCACATTTGGGTTTGAGAATGCCAAGTTGGATGAACGTAGCATCGAAAACGAGGGTGCTGTCACGGAAATGAGAACGCTTCGGAAAGAGCAAATGGCGCTGGTGGCACGTCAGGTTCAATCGGAATTCTCCTTCCAGAAGGCTGTTTCGGAGCGAGTAACTTACAGTGATGGCTTGAGCAGTGGCCAGGATGACTTGTTGCGAGATGCAGAGCTTGGCATGTTCCGACTAGCGGCCGGTGATCCATTCAAGACAGAGAAAATCGCTGTCTGGTTAGGGGTTGGAAAGACGGGATTCATCCTTGTTTGTGAGACTCATGAGAACCGTTTACAGGTGGAGAATCAATTGCGTTTGTTGGTGAAGAATTTACAGGAGCATGTGAAGGCTGTTCGTCAACCGACCGAAGTGCTTGAGAAGGGTGATCGTGTGATGGAGGTTCTTCATCATTTCTTGCCGTCAGGACGAATAATATTCATGAACCATGCTTTAATCAAACAAACTGAAAAGGAGCTAGATATTGCAATGAAACTGAAATGA